From Pantoea vagans:
CCGTCAAATCCCGGGAAACGCGTAATCGTCTCTCCGCCCGCGGCGTTGTGGTTTATCTTGAAACCACCATCGAGAAGCAACTGGCGCGCACCCAACGTGACAAAAAACGTCCGTTGCTGCAGGTGGATTCACCGCCGCGCGAAGTGCTTGAAGCGCTGGCTGGCGAACGCAACCCGCTCTACGAAGAGATCGCCGATGTCACCATTCGCACAGATGATCAGAGTGCAAAAGTGGTGGCGAATCAGATTATCCACATGTTGGAAAAAAGTTGATCCAACGTTCGAAGGCTTTTTAACAGGTATCGGGCATCATGGAGAAGATCACCGTCTCACTGGGGGAACGCAGTTACCCCATCACTATCGCCGCCGGACTGTTTAACGATCCGGCTTCTTTTTGGCCGCTGACCGCGGGCGAAAACGCCATGGTGGTGACAAACCAGACGCTGGCTCCGCTCTATCTTGACCAGCTGACAGCGCGGCTGACAGCGGCAGGTGTAAAAGTGGATCAGGTGATCTTACCCGACGGCGAGCAATATAAGACGCTGGCCGTGATGGATCAGGTCTTTACCGCGCTCCTGCAAAAGCCGCACGGTCGTGATACGACGCTTGTCGCCTTAGGCGGCGGCGTCATTGGCGATCTTACCGGTTTTGCTGCGGCCAGTTATCAGCGTGGCGTACGCTTTATCCAGGTACCGACCACCTTACTGTCGCAGGTTGATTCTTCGGTTGGCGGCAAAACGGCCGTTAACCATCCGCTGGGCAAAAACATGATCGGCGCGTTTTATCAACCCGCGTCAGTGGTGATTGATACGGCCTGTCTGAAGACGCTGCCTGCGCGTGAGCTGGCGTCTGGCTTAGCGGAAGTCATTAAGTACGGCATTATCCTCGACGGTGCTTTTTTCCAGTGGCTGGAGCAGAATCTCGATGCTCTGCTGGCGCTGGATGAACAGGCGCTGGCGTACTGCATTCGTCGCTGTTGTGAACTGAAGGCTGAAGTCGTGGCGGCCGATGAGCGTGAAAACGGTCAGCGGGCGTTGCTTAATCTGGGCCATACTTTTGGTCATGCGATTGAAGCACATATGGGCTACGGCAACTGGCTGCACGGTGAAGCGATTGCGGCGGGCATGGTAATGGCAGCACGCACGGCTGAACGTCTGGGACAGTTCGGGGCGGAAGAGACCGACCGCATTATTGCCCTGTTCCAGCGTGCCGGTTTACCGGTGCATGGGCCGCAGGCGATGAGTGCACAGATGTATCTGCCGCACATGATGCGCGATAAAAAAGTTCTGGCGGGCGAACTGCGGCTGATACTCCCGCTGTCGATTGGCCGCTCTGAAGTGCGTGGTGGCGTGGCACATGATATGGTGCTGGCTGCAATTAACGATTGTCAGCAACCCTGAGATTAAGCAGTTGAGTGGTGACGCGGCGCGCAGGGTGCGCAGTGCGGAATGCCGCTTTACGGAGGAGCCAAAATGGATGAGTTTAAACCGGAAGACGAGTTAAAGCCTGACGCCAGCGACCGCCGTCCCTCGCGCCCTCGTAAGTCCTCTACTGCGGCCAAAACACCGGTTTCGCGCCAGCGTATCATGATGGGCGTCGGGATCCTGGTTCTGCTGTTACTGGTACTGGGGATTGGTTCGGCGCTGAATGGCCCGGATGAGAAAAAACCGGCCACGGCGGGCACAACCCCTGCCACCAATGGCGGTTCCGGCAGCGAGAAGAACATTGACCTGGGCGGCTCCTCTTCCATGTCCGGTGGTCAGACGCCTCCGTCAGATGCGCAGACTACCCCCGCAACCAGCGAAAATAACGCGGCGACCAGCGGTGATGCTGCCTCTAATCCGCAGCGCGACATCTCGATGCCGCCTGTGGCTTCAACGCCTACCCAGGCCGCACCGGTTGATGCGCCCGCGAATCAGCAGCGTGTCACGCTGCCGGGCGACCTGAACAGCGCGCTGACTAATCAGCAGCAGCAGGTTGACAGTGCCGCGATGGGCACGCAGGGCGGCAGTTCACTGCCAACGGCGCCAGCAACGGTCAGCGGCAATGCCGGAACGGCTGCTAATCCTGTTACGGCACCTTCAGTCCGTCAGACACCGAACAAATCCAATACAGCAACTCGTCCGGCGCACGATTCGTCGCATAAAACAGCATCGAAGCCTGTAACCCGTGACAGCAAAACGCACACTACGCCAGCGCGTACGCCAGTGAGTTCTGCGCCAGCTACCACGGCCGCGGGCAGCAGTTCAGCCAGCAAATCACTGCCAGGTGGCAGCTACACTCTGCAACTGAGCGGTGCATCGAAGCCGGAAAGCCTGAATGCCTGGGCTAAGCAACAAAATCTGAGTGGATATCACGTCTACAAAA
This genomic window contains:
- the aroK gene encoding shikimate kinase AroK, with translation MAEKRNIFLVGPMGAGKSTIGRQLAQQLNMEFFDSDQEIERRTGADVGWVFDVEGEAGFRDREEKIINELTEKQGIVLATGGGSVKSRETRNRLSARGVVVYLETTIEKQLARTQRDKKRPLLQVDSPPREVLEALAGERNPLYEEIADVTIRTDDQSAKVVANQIIHMLEKS
- the aroB gene encoding 3-dehydroquinate synthase; amino-acid sequence: MEKITVSLGERSYPITIAAGLFNDPASFWPLTAGENAMVVTNQTLAPLYLDQLTARLTAAGVKVDQVILPDGEQYKTLAVMDQVFTALLQKPHGRDTTLVALGGGVIGDLTGFAAASYQRGVRFIQVPTTLLSQVDSSVGGKTAVNHPLGKNMIGAFYQPASVVIDTACLKTLPARELASGLAEVIKYGIILDGAFFQWLEQNLDALLALDEQALAYCIRRCCELKAEVVAADERENGQRALLNLGHTFGHAIEAHMGYGNWLHGEAIAAGMVMAARTAERLGQFGAEETDRIIALFQRAGLPVHGPQAMSAQMYLPHMMRDKKVLAGELRLILPLSIGRSEVRGGVAHDMVLAAINDCQQP
- a CDS encoding SPOR domain-containing protein codes for the protein MDEFKPEDELKPDASDRRPSRPRKSSTAAKTPVSRQRIMMGVGILVLLLLVLGIGSALNGPDEKKPATAGTTPATNGGSGSEKNIDLGGSSSMSGGQTPPSDAQTTPATSENNAATSGDAASNPQRDISMPPVASTPTQAAPVDAPANQQRVTLPGDLNSALTNQQQQVDSAAMGTQGGSSLPTAPATVSGNAGTAANPVTAPSVRQTPNKSNTATRPAHDSSHKTASKPVTRDSKTHTTPARTPVSSAPATTAAGSSSASKSLPGGSYTLQLSGASKPESLNAWAKQQNLSGYHVYKTTRNGQSWYVLVSGSYATPADAKRAVASLPADVRAKNPWVKPVSQVKKEASQ